The following are encoded in a window of Solibacillus sp. FSL R7-0668 genomic DNA:
- a CDS encoding AAA family ATPase: MTIKINKLQIENVKRVKAVKIEPTQNGLTIVGGNNGQGKTSVLDAIAWALGGNKYKPSQATREGSLIPPNLQITLSNGLIVERKGKNSDLKVTDPNGQKAGQQLLDSFVEELAINLPKFMNSTSKEKANILLQIIGVGQQLHQLEQQEKEFYNERLAIGRIADQKKKFALEQPYFPDVPKEPVSISELLQQQQAILARNGENQRKREQLANYERQYTFQAQEVERLKQQLANAEMALSKTAQDLEIAKKTALDLFDESTEELEANIQENDEINRRVRANLDKDKAEMDAQEYVKQYDLLTASIEEVRHQKSELLSNADLPLPGLSVAEGDLLYNGQRWDNMSGAEQLKVSTAIVRKLKPDCGFILLDKLEQMDMATLQEFGQWLEQEGLQAIATRVSTGEECSIIIEDGYVAGQNSTAFTEPMQQAPVIESPKWTPGEF; encoded by the coding sequence ATGACAATTAAGATTAATAAGCTTCAAATCGAAAACGTGAAGCGTGTAAAAGCTGTAAAAATTGAGCCAACACAAAACGGGTTAACGATTGTTGGTGGTAATAATGGCCAAGGGAAAACAAGTGTGTTAGATGCAATCGCATGGGCGCTAGGCGGCAATAAATATAAGCCATCACAGGCAACGCGTGAAGGTTCTCTCATTCCGCCAAATTTACAAATTACGTTATCGAATGGCTTAATCGTCGAGCGTAAAGGTAAGAATTCAGATTTAAAAGTTACGGATCCAAATGGACAAAAGGCTGGTCAACAGCTCCTTGATAGTTTCGTAGAAGAGTTGGCCATTAATTTACCTAAATTTATGAATTCTACAAGCAAAGAAAAGGCGAATATTCTCCTTCAAATTATTGGTGTAGGTCAGCAATTACATCAATTAGAACAACAGGAAAAAGAGTTCTATAACGAGCGTCTCGCTATTGGACGTATTGCCGACCAAAAGAAAAAATTCGCACTAGAGCAGCCGTATTTTCCAGATGTACCGAAAGAGCCTGTTTCTATTTCTGAATTGCTTCAGCAACAACAGGCAATTCTAGCCCGCAACGGTGAAAATCAACGTAAACGTGAGCAACTTGCAAATTACGAACGTCAGTATACGTTCCAGGCGCAGGAGGTTGAACGATTAAAGCAACAGTTGGCTAATGCTGAAATGGCTCTATCGAAGACGGCACAAGATTTGGAGATTGCTAAAAAAACAGCGCTCGATTTATTTGATGAATCAACGGAAGAACTTGAAGCAAATATCCAAGAAAACGATGAGATTAATCGTCGTGTACGTGCAAATCTTGATAAAGATAAAGCTGAAATGGATGCGCAAGAGTACGTAAAGCAGTACGACTTATTAACGGCAAGTATTGAGGAAGTACGACACCAAAAGTCAGAACTTTTAAGTAATGCAGATTTACCACTACCAGGATTATCAGTTGCTGAAGGTGATCTTCTTTATAACGGCCAACGTTGGGATAACATGTCGGGCGCAGAACAGTTAAAAGTATCGACAGCAATTGTCCGTAAGCTCAAGCCGGATTGTGGCTTCATTTTATTGGACAAGCTTGAGCAAATGGATATGGCGACATTACAGGAGTTTGGTCAATGGCTGGAGCAAGAGGGCTTACAAGCAATCGCAACACGTGTAAGCACTGGGGAAGAATGCAGCATCATTATTGAAGATGGCTATGTAGCTGGTCAAAATAGCACAGCATTCACTGAGCCAATGCAACAAGCACCAGTTATAGAATCACCTAAATGGACACCAGGTGAATTTTAA
- a CDS encoding AbrB/MazE/SpoVT family DNA-binding domain-containing protein, which translates to MKSTGIVRKVDELGRVVLPIELRRNLGIAEKDGLEIFINDNQIVLQKYQPDTEKQEVINVLKELVDNVKSPHEAEAIARAIKLIK; encoded by the coding sequence ATGAAATCAACAGGTATCGTACGCAAAGTTGACGAGCTAGGACGTGTGGTTTTACCAATCGAATTACGCCGTAATTTGGGAATTGCAGAAAAGGACGGTTTAGAAATTTTCATCAATGACAACCAAATCGTTCTGCAAAAATATCAACCGGACACGGAAAAGCAGGAAGTGATTAATGTATTAAAAGAGCTTGTGGATAATGTGAAAAGTCCTCACGAGGCCGAGGCGATTGCACGCGCTATCAAATTAATTAAGTGA
- a CDS encoding DNA-entry nuclease gives MEVIDQDITYDRFGRMQFHPDFHFSHGKSFTESDLEYICKFYEIDEIRTISFAIGKTEHTIRTKVFDLRKRGLYDFYKNLNKNW, from the coding sequence ATGGAAGTAATCGACCAAGATATCACTTATGACAGATTCGGTCGCATGCAATTTCATCCAGACTTTCATTTTTCACATGGTAAGTCATTTACCGAATCTGATTTAGAGTACATTTGCAAATTTTATGAAATTGATGAAATTAGGACAATATCATTTGCTATCGGAAAAACAGAACATACCATTCGTACAAAAGTGTTCGATTTACGCAAACGCGGTTTATATGATTTTTATAAAAACCTTAATAAAAATTGGTAA
- a CDS encoding IDEAL domain-containing protein — protein sequence MDSFKAFILSTVRTIAVEYHGYVEEDGIFLAPDTVKLVAEMEEANRQHLIDQSLVTGNKDLFMQLTKG from the coding sequence ATGGATTCATTTAAGGCTTTCATTTTATCAACAGTACGAACTATTGCAGTAGAATATCACGGCTATGTGGAAGAAGACGGCATATTTTTAGCCCCAGATACTGTTAAGTTGGTGGCTGAAATGGAAGAAGCTAACCGTCAACATTTAATTGATCAGTCGTTAGTAACAGGCAATAAGGATCTGTTTATGCAGCTGACAAAGGGGTGA
- a CDS encoding helix-turn-helix transcriptional regulator encodes MRYTLEQARILAGLTQIEMAEKMNMSEKTYIQYEKYRRILRMDQGYEFAKNVNVPFDSIIFFAGQVQKFCSFNELTCTI; translated from the coding sequence ATGCGATATACATTGGAGCAAGCTAGAATTTTAGCAGGTTTAACTCAAATTGAAATGGCAGAGAAAATGAACATGTCAGAAAAAACGTATATTCAATATGAAAAGTATCGACGAATTTTACGCATGGATCAGGGATATGAATTTGCCAAAAATGTTAATGTCCCATTTGATAGTATTATTTTTTTTGCGGGTCAAGTACAGAAATTCTGTAGTTTTAACGAATTAACATGCACGATTTAA
- a CDS encoding LexA family protein, translating into MSVGQKIKALRKEKGLTQSELANKLNVVSTAVSAWERDANKPMMDKLTIMSELFNVPISHFFDVEIPSNIIPLQPNIVQVPIIGKIACGDPITAVQNIEGYTYEFADFLPKGEIFALIAKGDSMEPTIANGSKVLVRAQSDVENGELAAVLVNGDEEATLKRVKKQGDTILLMPDNPAHEPIVVTESNPARIIGKIVRAIMDFD; encoded by the coding sequence TTGAGTGTTGGACAAAAAATAAAGGCCTTAAGAAAAGAAAAAGGGCTTACGCAGAGTGAACTAGCCAATAAACTTAATGTAGTATCTACCGCTGTATCAGCATGGGAGAGAGATGCAAATAAACCAATGATGGATAAACTAACGATAATGTCAGAATTGTTTAATGTTCCAATTTCACATTTCTTTGATGTAGAGATTCCATCAAACATAATCCCTTTACAACCAAACATAGTACAAGTTCCTATCATTGGGAAAATAGCCTGCGGAGATCCGATCACTGCTGTGCAAAACATTGAAGGATATACTTATGAGTTTGCTGATTTTCTGCCTAAAGGTGAAATTTTCGCTTTAATCGCTAAAGGTGACAGTATGGAACCTACTATTGCAAACGGATCTAAGGTACTTGTAAGGGCACAATCAGATGTAGAAAATGGTGAATTGGCAGCCGTATTAGTAAACGGTGATGAGGAAGCAACTTTAAAGAGAGTGAAGAAACAGGGCGACACCATATTACTAATGCCCGACAACCCAGCCCATGAGCCGATTGTTGTCACTGAAAGTAATCCAGCACGAATCATAGGAAAAATAGTAAGAGCAATAATGGATTTTGATTAA